A single window of Stomatohabitans albus DNA harbors:
- a CDS encoding trypsin-like peptidase domain-containing protein, whose translation GGSAIGDPTGRKTLATNHYINPPEATDELKAAQSADAERFEQRSPGAQPAGAVGSDRSQPMVMDGPTSGQPGDPAVLPPTPPTAAPAGETPSSAATAGGVAAAVGIGVGATTAGLAAAGAGRQPEPFGTVPADITEPAATSPLHTAPGQPSASPGHPDQAEVTTELPTERTVSGDQGSGITTDPASPFGQAAASVPRDLSGATTLARDKTKQWITALRAGLIATIIAVPATLGVNYLIDQAKTTVPGAADAAQLVEDPAGSVGSAGEGDGNTGGGNGAGNQPGTSGNAGSTTGKSPAGVGNNTIATVARDTLPSVAVVETESASGSAVVYRKDGYLVTNEHVVSGARAVRVKLTDGRVLDARVIGTARDFDLAVLKIEADNLVALNFDTDEPTVGETAIAIGAPQGLESTVTAGIVSAVGRSFVANTGVPMVDMIQTDAAVNPGNSGGALLDAEGNVIGINTAGFSPSSLGQGFDNGLNFAIPSPTVRRIADQLIETGYYEFAQLGIAGADVPADIAQQMNLPTSRGSLVLRVVQDSSADQLGLQPGDVITHFNDHEVLSMGDLNGRIRATKPGTRVEFAWRTNTGEEKKGTVELTGVKATS comes from the coding sequence GGCGGCTCAGCCATCGGCGACCCCACCGGCCGAAAAACCCTCGCCACCAACCACTACATCAACCCACCCGAAGCCACCGACGAACTCAAAGCCGCCCAATCCGCCGACGCTGAACGGTTTGAACAGCGATCCCCAGGTGCTCAACCAGCCGGTGCCGTAGGGAGTGATAGGTCACAACCCATGGTGATGGATGGGCCGACATCCGGTCAGCCTGGTGATCCTGCAGTATTACCCCCCACCCCTCCCACAGCTGCTCCGGCTGGGGAAACGCCCTCATCCGCTGCTACCGCCGGTGGCGTTGCTGCAGCAGTTGGTATCGGCGTAGGGGCAACCACGGCTGGGTTAGCTGCGGCTGGCGCGGGAAGGCAGCCTGAGCCCTTTGGGACCGTGCCTGCTGATATTACCGAACCAGCAGCTACTTCCCCCCTTCATACCGCTCCTGGACAGCCAAGTGCGTCACCTGGCCACCCCGACCAGGCTGAAGTAACGACTGAGTTACCAACCGAACGAACGGTATCAGGTGACCAAGGCAGTGGTATCACCACTGATCCAGCAAGTCCGTTTGGGCAAGCTGCGGCATCAGTTCCGCGAGACTTGTCCGGTGCTACGACCCTAGCCAGGGATAAAACCAAACAGTGGATCACCGCATTGAGAGCTGGTCTCATCGCCACCATCATTGCAGTTCCAGCGACCTTAGGCGTCAACTACCTGATTGACCAAGCAAAAACAACTGTTCCTGGTGCCGCCGATGCCGCCCAACTGGTCGAGGATCCGGCTGGCTCAGTCGGAAGTGCTGGTGAAGGAGACGGAAATACCGGTGGAGGAAATGGTGCGGGGAACCAACCTGGCACCTCAGGCAATGCCGGTTCGACAACCGGTAAATCTCCTGCCGGGGTCGGTAACAATACGATTGCCACCGTGGCCCGCGATACGTTGCCAAGTGTGGCTGTCGTTGAAACCGAAAGCGCTTCTGGGTCGGCCGTGGTGTACCGCAAAGATGGATATCTCGTCACCAATGAACACGTTGTCAGTGGCGCCCGTGCGGTACGGGTCAAGCTCACCGATGGGCGTGTACTTGATGCCAGGGTGATTGGCACTGCCCGTGACTTTGACTTAGCAGTATTGAAGATTGAGGCAGATAATCTCGTCGCCTTGAACTTCGATACGGATGAACCAACCGTTGGTGAAACAGCTATCGCCATTGGGGCACCCCAAGGCCTTGAATCAACGGTGACTGCCGGTATCGTCAGTGCCGTTGGACGCTCCTTTGTGGCCAATACTGGCGTGCCAATGGTTGACATGATTCAAACGGATGCGGCGGTTAACCCTGGTAATTCAGGTGGGGCCTTACTGGACGCTGAAGGTAACGTCATTGGTATCAATACCGCAGGGTTCAGCCCAAGTTCTCTCGGACAAGGCTTTGATAATGGCTTGAACTTCGCCATTCCATCGCCTACGGTGCGTCGGATTGCTGACCAGCTCATTGAGACGGGGTATTACGAGTTCGCCCAACTGGGTATCGCCGGGGCTGACGTGCCAGCTGACATAGCCCAACAAATGAATCTCCCCACGAGCCGCGGCAGCTTAGTGTTGCGGGTGGTTCAAGACTCCAGCGCCGACCAACTGGGCTTGCAGCCAGGGGATGTGATTACCCACTTCAACGACCACGAAGTGCTGAGCATGGGTGACTTGAATGGTCGTATCCGTGCTACCAAACCCGGAACTCGGGTTGAGTTCGCCTGGCGAACCAATACGGGTGAAGAAAAGAAGGGCACTGTGGAGTTGACTGGAGTTAAAGCCACCAGCTAA
- a CDS encoding HAMP domain-containing sensor histidine kinase has protein sequence MRRSVLIACVATAAISILLLATPLLINIRQTLERQEYGIMQYYAERVQVLLNDPKYLSNTLNIIQNDEIMRYQLFAGDHLVIAAGADHLANKTLPLDDVHTASQGKVGRFRANGVIGVTVPLRGSDQKLRVLRSDHLLRQQLATNIFMVLGLASLAILAAGVTGILVARRITKPLYSLEDTAIQLGEGNFTARAEPTGAPEIDTLAAALNTTAERLSTTLERQRQFNADASHQLKTPLTALRLNLEALEFTDADATLVEAALKEVDRLDATIQETLALADMPQGDQLIDLRELIEDRMPGWRTLAEAQGRTIEVLIQDHPMIRARPAAINQALQVLVDNALEHGKGGIVIEVDDMKSNLDASWTRLTVTDEGDGFKEGFTLGRGLRLARSLVQAEGGRLRLGDGPTACILVPSMSSDDALLARAAQAHHSPSKWRLMVPKSGE, from the coding sequence ATGCGTAGAAGTGTGCTGATCGCCTGCGTGGCCACCGCGGCGATCAGTATTTTGCTCCTTGCGACACCGCTCCTGATCAATATTCGTCAGACGCTCGAACGTCAGGAATACGGCATTATGCAGTACTACGCCGAGCGAGTACAGGTACTGCTTAATGACCCGAAGTATCTGAGTAACACGCTCAATATCATTCAAAACGATGAGATTATGCGCTACCAGCTCTTTGCCGGTGACCATCTGGTGATTGCTGCGGGTGCTGACCATTTAGCCAATAAAACGCTGCCACTTGACGATGTGCACACCGCATCTCAGGGCAAGGTAGGACGATTCCGAGCAAACGGCGTCATCGGGGTGACGGTACCGCTACGTGGCAGTGACCAAAAGCTCCGTGTCCTGCGCTCGGACCATTTGTTACGGCAACAACTTGCCACCAATATATTTATGGTGCTGGGGCTGGCCAGTTTGGCAATTCTTGCTGCTGGTGTCACGGGCATTCTCGTCGCACGCCGTATTACCAAGCCGCTCTACTCCCTTGAGGACACTGCCATCCAATTGGGGGAGGGTAACTTTACTGCCCGTGCGGAACCAACAGGTGCTCCCGAGATTGACACCTTGGCCGCGGCACTAAATACCACCGCTGAACGGTTAAGTACGACGTTGGAGCGCCAACGCCAGTTCAACGCCGATGCAAGTCATCAGCTCAAAACACCGTTAACCGCATTGCGTCTCAATCTTGAAGCGTTGGAGTTCACCGACGCCGATGCAACGCTGGTTGAAGCGGCCCTCAAAGAGGTTGACCGGCTAGATGCCACAATCCAAGAAACCCTTGCCCTTGCAGATATGCCACAAGGCGATCAGCTCATTGATCTCCGTGAGTTGATTGAAGATCGTATGCCGGGGTGGCGGACATTGGCTGAAGCTCAGGGACGCACGATTGAAGTGTTGATCCAAGACCACCCGATGATTCGAGCGCGGCCAGCCGCAATTAATCAAGCCCTTCAGGTGCTTGTTGATAATGCCCTTGAACATGGCAAGGGGGGCATTGTCATTGAGGTGGATGATATGAAATCCAATTTGGATGCCAGTTGGACGCGCCTGACGGTGACCGACGAAGGTGATGGCTTTAAAGAAGGGTTCACACTGGGTCGAGGACTGCGCCTAGCGAGAAGCCTTGTGCAAGCTGAGGGTGGCCGATTACGGCTCGGTGATGGTCCAACGGCGTGCATTCTCGTACCGTCAATGTCTTCGGATGACGCGCTCTTGGCGCGGGCTGCCCAAGCACACCATAGCCCCTCTAAATGGCGACTTATGGTTCCTAAATCTGGCGAATAG
- the cysS gene encoding cysteine--tRNA ligase, with product MRLFDTRTQEVVPFVPAQTVRLYVCGITPYDAAHLGHAFVYASFDALIRYLECIGHTVHYVRNVTDLDDDTLRTAAKRDTHFQVLARGEAAQFDANLARLGLRPPAVEPFVTDNVDAMIPFIQGLIDRGVAYSLPDHRVYFNIDHPNYLAFSQLSKDEALEQFREKGGDPDAPDKKNTLDFLLWQPSENGQPSWPAPWGAGRPGWHIGCSVMIHEHIGATMDIHGGGSDLVFPHHESEILQAESLTGQHPLARVWMHCGMVALEGVKMSKSLGNLVFLGDLLNEYSADAIRAMLLNNHYRANWTYTTEVMDAAQARVHRWQRVVGDRTGGPITQAEIDGFNDPDLTEALAQLGDQLEDDLNTPGALAVLDELADTQRAKALFMCGRVLGFFQTLR from the coding sequence ATGCGTTTGTTTGATACTCGAACCCAAGAGGTGGTGCCTTTTGTGCCCGCCCAAACGGTTCGTCTTTATGTTTGTGGTATTACGCCCTACGATGCAGCTCACCTTGGCCATGCGTTTGTATATGCGAGCTTTGATGCACTGATTCGCTATCTCGAATGTATTGGTCATACCGTGCACTATGTACGAAATGTAACGGACCTCGATGATGACACGTTACGGACTGCGGCGAAGCGTGATACACATTTTCAGGTATTAGCTCGCGGTGAGGCTGCTCAATTTGATGCCAACCTTGCCCGCCTTGGCCTGCGTCCACCTGCCGTTGAACCATTTGTCACGGACAATGTAGATGCAATGATTCCCTTTATCCAAGGGCTCATTGACCGTGGTGTGGCCTACTCACTCCCGGACCATCGGGTGTACTTCAACATCGACCATCCCAACTATTTGGCGTTCTCCCAATTATCCAAAGACGAAGCCCTTGAACAGTTCCGTGAAAAGGGTGGTGACCCTGACGCCCCGGATAAAAAGAACACCCTTGACTTTTTGCTTTGGCAGCCTAGTGAGAATGGTCAACCATCATGGCCAGCACCCTGGGGGGCTGGTCGTCCTGGGTGGCATATCGGCTGTTCAGTCATGATTCATGAACATATTGGTGCCACGATGGATATTCATGGTGGTGGCAGCGATCTGGTGTTCCCCCACCATGAGTCAGAAATCTTGCAAGCTGAAAGTTTGACCGGACAGCACCCCTTGGCGCGGGTATGGATGCACTGTGGCATGGTGGCACTTGAAGGCGTCAAGATGAGCAAAAGCCTCGGTAACCTGGTCTTTCTTGGTGACTTGTTAAATGAGTACAGCGCCGACGCTATCCGGGCAATGCTCCTAAATAATCATTATCGGGCGAACTGGACCTACACCACTGAGGTGATGGATGCTGCCCAGGCTCGCGTTCACCGCTGGCAGCGGGTGGTTGGGGATCGTACAGGTGGTCCCATCACCCAGGCAGAGATTGACGGGTTCAATGATCCAGACTTAACCGAAGCGTTAGCACAATTGGGCGACCAGCTTGAGGATGATTTGAACACTCCTGGCGCACTGGCCGTGCTTGATGAGCTTGCGGATACTCAGCGTGCCAAGGCACTCTTTATGTGTGGTCGAGTACTCGGTTTCTTCCAAACCCTCAGATAG
- a CDS encoding RDD family protein: MRVLARVIDAVLLSFLIGLPIALVKFLLLGFLTHNSAANSAEVATVLLNDKIVSTVSYVMFYIAVFLNDVVFVAFKGANIGKLLIGLRVINAETGDKPTFGQAAVRTLVYFSVPMVFSFISIWVSTAIFQSLAILSYIWAPILLITIAISPPTFQGWHDKAARTTVIKKL, from the coding sequence CTTACCGATCGCCCTCGTAAAATTTCTTCTTCTTGGGTTTTTAACGCATAATTCAGCAGCAAATAGCGCTGAAGTTGCTACGGTGTTGCTCAACGATAAAATCGTTTCGACGGTCTCGTATGTTATGTTTTATATCGCCGTCTTTCTTAATGATGTGGTATTCGTAGCCTTCAAAGGTGCAAATATCGGTAAGTTGCTTATTGGACTTCGTGTAATAAATGCAGAAACAGGGGATAAACCAACCTTCGGACAGGCAGCTGTTCGTACGTTGGTGTACTTCAGTGTGCCGATGGTGTTCTCATTTATCAGCATTTGGGTATCTACCGCTATTTTTCAATCGCTTGCGATACTGAGCTATATATGGGCACCCATCCTGTTGATTACGATAGCAATATCCCCTCCAACCTTTCAGGGATGGCACGATAAAGCGGCCCGTACAACAGTCATTAAAAAGCTATAA
- a CDS encoding response regulator transcription factor, protein MDEKNGRILLVEDDDGIAAPLSAALRGAGHNVERVSTGRDALDKAGPDVLALVLDLGLPDMDGVDVCRSFNEAYPGTPVLMLTARTSEADIVVGLDAGADDYVTKPFRLAELLARLRALIRRAGSGDVVEASEVVAQDVRIDVAARRAYKGTEELELTPKEFDLLAMLVREAGTVVTREQIMREVWDTNWFGSTKTVDMHVSWLRRKLGDDANQPQYISTVRGVGLRFEREPDA, encoded by the coding sequence ATGGATGAAAAGAACGGTCGTATTTTGCTTGTCGAAGATGATGACGGGATTGCGGCACCGTTAAGCGCAGCACTTCGCGGTGCGGGGCATAACGTCGAACGGGTTTCCACCGGACGTGACGCCCTTGATAAGGCCGGTCCCGATGTACTCGCCCTCGTGCTCGACCTTGGTCTGCCCGATATGGATGGCGTTGATGTGTGTCGTTCCTTTAATGAAGCGTACCCCGGAACGCCCGTGCTCATGTTGACCGCCCGAACAAGTGAAGCAGACATTGTGGTTGGTCTAGACGCAGGTGCCGACGACTATGTCACCAAGCCATTCCGGCTTGCTGAGCTCCTTGCGCGCCTGCGTGCATTAATTCGTCGTGCAGGCTCTGGTGATGTGGTCGAAGCAAGTGAAGTGGTTGCCCAAGATGTGCGTATAGACGTGGCTGCTCGGCGGGCGTACAAGGGGACTGAAGAACTTGAGCTGACACCTAAAGAGTTTGATTTGCTGGCCATGTTGGTTCGAGAAGCCGGCACCGTCGTTACCCGCGAACAAATTATGCGTGAGGTGTGGGATACGAACTGGTTTGGATCGACCAAAACGGTGGATATGCATGTGTCTTGGTTACGTCGCAAATTAGGTGATGACGCTAATCAACCCCAATACATTTCAACGGTTCGAGGCGTAGGGCTGCGTTTCGAACGAGAACCAGATGCGTAG
- a CDS encoding ribonuclease HII encodes MHYSSSQAVPHLRHEQADWADGLVVGGIDEVGRGAGAGPVVHAVVVLDPDKPILKLRDSKTLTSAARSHLAERIYERAHAVGIGQASATEVDTIGLSRALQRSAERAINNLAIPLDSLLIDGNWDFCPHFSGKKTLITKGDRVSRSIAAASIVAKVYRDTLMIDQSHTYPIYGFEANKGYLSTTHLEAIAQHGPSPLHRMSWAPIRQLSLF; translated from the coding sequence ATGCATTATTCATCATCACAAGCCGTCCCCCATCTCCGCCACGAACAAGCGGACTGGGCGGACGGCCTTGTCGTTGGTGGCATTGATGAGGTGGGGCGTGGGGCAGGAGCCGGCCCTGTTGTACATGCTGTTGTGGTGCTCGATCCTGACAAACCCATCTTGAAGTTACGCGACTCCAAAACGCTAACTAGTGCGGCGCGGAGCCATCTTGCTGAACGTATTTATGAACGTGCACATGCAGTGGGTATCGGACAAGCAAGCGCCACAGAAGTGGACACCATCGGGTTATCCAGGGCCCTCCAACGTTCAGCAGAGCGCGCCATCAATAACCTTGCTATTCCTTTGGATTCTTTGCTTATTGATGGAAATTGGGATTTTTGCCCCCACTTTTCGGGTAAGAAAACACTCATCACCAAGGGTGACCGTGTGAGCCGATCCATTGCTGCGGCCTCCATTGTGGCGAAGGTCTACCGTGACACGCTGATGATTGACCAATCCCACACCTATCCCATCTATGGGTTTGAAGCCAATAAAGGCTATTTGAGTACCACCCACCTTGAGGCCATCGCCCAGCACGGGCCAAGCCCCCTGCACCGGATGAGCTGGGCGCCCATTCGCCAGTTATCACTGTTCTAA